From the Rhodothalassiaceae bacterium genome, one window contains:
- a CDS encoding methylated-DNA--protein-cysteine methyltransferase encodes MSEADRTRPEHAGARAAVVASPVGRLVLVAEGDALVRLHWGESALPEAAADPLLTEARAQLAVYFAGRLTRFTLPLSPAGSAFERRVWRALCAIPFGDTVTYGALARDLSSAPRAIGRAVARNPLPILIPCHRVVGSRGALVGYSGAAGVATKRALLVHEGALLC; translated from the coding sequence ATGTCTGAGGCGGATCGGACCCGGCCGGAGCACGCCGGCGCGCGGGCGGCGGTGGTGGCGAGCCCCGTCGGCCGCCTCGTTCTCGTGGCCGAAGGCGATGCCCTGGTCCGCCTGCACTGGGGCGAAAGCGCCCTGCCCGAGGCGGCCGCCGACCCCCTGCTCACCGAGGCCCGCGCCCAGCTTGCCGTCTATTTCGCGGGGCGGCTGACCCGCTTCACGCTGCCGCTCTCACCCGCCGGCAGCGCCTTCGAGCGGAGAGTCTGGCGGGCGCTGTGTGCCATCCCCTTCGGCGACACCGTGACCTACGGGGCGCTCGCCCGGGATCTCAGCAGCGCGCCGCGGGCCATCGGCCGGGCGGTGGCGCGCAATCCGCTGCCGATCCTGATCCCCTGTCACCGGGTCGTGGGAAGCCGCGGCGCGCTCGTCGGCTATTCGGGCGCGGCCGGGGTTGCGACCAAGCGCGCGCTGCTGGTGCACGAGGGCGCGCTGCTCTGCTGA
- a CDS encoding carboxymethylenebutenolidase — protein sequence MATLTITARDGSGSFGGYLALPESGSGPGIIVIQEIFGVNAGMRGICDWLAGEGYVAFCPDLFWRIEPGVELTDKTDEEWQKAFELYKAFDVDLGIQDIAATLETLRGHDAVTRRIGAVGYCLGGLLAYLTACRTSVDASVSYYGVGIDNYLEEADSIAGYLLMHIAEEDQFVDKAAQKKIHAALDGNPRVTIYDYPGVDHAFARPDGITFNKEVAELANRRTLDFFAEHLKR from the coding sequence ATGGCGACGCTCACCATCACCGCACGCGACGGATCGGGCAGCTTCGGCGGCTATCTCGCCCTTCCCGAATCGGGGAGCGGGCCGGGCATCATCGTGATCCAGGAGATCTTCGGCGTGAACGCCGGCATGCGCGGGATCTGCGACTGGCTGGCGGGCGAGGGCTATGTCGCCTTCTGCCCGGACCTCTTCTGGCGCATCGAGCCCGGGGTGGAGCTCACCGACAAGACGGACGAGGAGTGGCAGAAGGCCTTCGAACTCTACAAGGCCTTCGATGTCGATCTCGGCATCCAGGACATCGCGGCGACGCTCGAGACCCTGCGCGGCCATGACGCCGTGACGCGGCGGATCGGCGCCGTCGGCTACTGTCTCGGCGGGCTGCTCGCCTATCTGACCGCCTGCCGGACGAGCGTGGACGCCAGCGTCAGCTATTACGGCGTCGGCATCGACAACTATCTGGAGGAGGCGGACAGCATCGCCGGCTACCTGCTGATGCACATCGCCGAAGAGGACCAGTTCGTCGACAAGGCGGCGCAGAAGAAGATCCATGCGGCGCTGGACGGGAACCCGCGGGTCACCATCTACGACTATCCCGGCGTCGATCACGCCTTCGCCCGGCCGGACGGCATCACCTTCAACAAGGAGGTGGCCGAGCTCGCCAACCGGCGCACGCTGGACTTCTTCGCCGAGCATCTGAAGCGCTAG